In Mustela lutreola isolate mMusLut2 chromosome 1, mMusLut2.pri, whole genome shotgun sequence, one genomic interval encodes:
- the LOC131821467 gene encoding olfactory receptor 52H1-like: MYNLSSYHTEDFTLLGIPGLEQYHAWISIPFSFIYLVAIVGNSILLYLISVERSLHAPMFFFLSMLAMTDVILSTTCVPKTLTIFWFGPQKISFPGCLTQLFFLHCSFVLDSAILLAMAFDRYVAICSPLRYNTVLTPKTIIKIAVGISFRSFSIILPVVFLLIRLPFCRTHIIPHTYCEHIGVARLACADISINIWYGFCVPIMTVISDVVLIAVSYTLILCAVFRLPSRDARQKALGTCGSHVCVILMFYTPAFFSILAHRFGHNVSRTFHIMFANLYIVIPPALNPIVYGVKTKQIKDRFILLFSTKCTE, from the coding sequence ATGTACAACCTGAGTAGCTACCACACAGAAGACTTCACCCTTTTGGGCATCCCTGGCCTTGAGCAGTACCATGCCTGGATCAGCATCCCCTTCTCTTTTATCTATCTCGTGGCCATTGTGGGCAACAGTATCCTTCTCTACCTCATTTCTGTGGAGCGGAGTCTTCATGCACccatgttctttttcctttccatgcTGGCTATGACAGATGTAATATTGTCTACCACATGTGTCCCCAAAACTCTTACCATCTTCTGGTTTGGTCCCCAGAAAATAAGTTTTCCTGGTTGCCTCACCCAATTATTCTTTCTGCACTGCAGCTTTGTCTTGGACTCAGCTATACTCCTGGCCATGGCATTTGATCGCTACGTGGCCATCTGCTCCCCTCTGAGATACAACACTGTTCTGACCCCCAAGACCATCATCAAGATTGCAGTGGGCATCTCTTTTCGAAGTTTCAGCATTATCTTGCCAGTTGTATTCCTACTCATACGCCTGCCTTTCTGCAGGACACACATCATCCCACACACATACTGTGAGCACATAGGTGTTGCCCGGCTCGCCTGTGCGGACATCTCCATCAACATCTGGTATGGCTTTTGTGTTCCCATCATGACGGTCATCTCAGATGTGGTTCTCATTGCTGTCTCCTACACCCTCATCCTCTGTGCGGTCTTCCGTCTTCCCTCCCGGGATGCCCGCCAGAAGGCCCTTGGCACCTGTGGTTCCCATGTCTGTGTCATCCTCATGTTTTATACACCTGCCTTTTTCTCCATCCTTGCCCATCGCTTTGGACACAATGTCTCCCGCACCTTCCACATCATGTTTGCCAACCTCTACATTGTTATCCCACCTGCACTCAACCCCATTGTCTATGGAGTGAAGACTAAGCAGATCAAAGATAGGTTCATACTTTTGTTTTCTACCAAGTGTACAGAATAA